GACACGCTCTCGAGAACCGAATCTTCGGCCGGAACGACGGAGTCGATCGCGATGCCGTCGCGGCCGATGAGCGATACCCCGTGGAGGCCTTCCACGCGCTCGGCGAACTGCATCAGGGTCTCGCGGAAGACGTCGCTCACACGTCGCCTCCGCGAGGCTGGCGCCCGCGCGCCCTCACGAGCCGGCTCCGGAAGCGGCGTTCGCCTTCAGGCGGGCGAGCCAACCTTCGAGCGCCCGCTTTCGGCGCGTCCGGGGATCGACGGCGGAAGGAGCCGCCGCGGCTTCGCTGCGCACCGCGGCGATCCGCCGGGTGAGGCTCTCGTCCTCCGGATGCTCCTCGGCGAGCCGCTCGTAGATGCGACGCGCTTCCTCGCGGAACCCCTGCTTCTCGTAGAGCTCCGCGAGCGTGCGCGAGGGCGGCAGCTCGGGGGGCGGCTCGATCGGCGTTTCCCTCTCGTCCGTCTCGCGGGAGAGCGCTTCCCTCTCCGCGTCGGACGGAACCTCGGGCTCCGGCGCCGGCCGGCTCTCTGCCGGCGGGAAAGCCTCGCTCCCCGCGGCTCCCGCGCCCGGCAGGACGAGGTCGGGAACCGTGATGTCGGCGAGGGATCCGGCGGGAGGGGCCTCCGGCGGCGCGGCGGCGGAAGCCTCCGGAACCGGCGGTTCGGCGGCAGCGGTGTCCGCCGCCGTGGATGGCCCGGGAGGGCCCGGTACGTCGAGCTCGGCGGGCGGGGTCGGTTCGGGCGAGAACTCGAGCGTCGACAGCGACATCGTCGCGTTGGGGTCGAACCGGAACTCCGCGGACGAGTCCGAGAAGTTGATGGGATCGAACATCCTCGGCT
The sequence above is a segment of the Thermoanaerobaculia bacterium genome. Coding sequences within it:
- a CDS encoding tetratricopeptide repeat protein, which codes for MADPQAEARIRDLERRMAAMPGSRIFVGLAEEYRRAGRFGDALATLRTGLEAHPGYLSARIAIARLYHEMGRDDEAIDAFAGVLAADRENLVAAKALGDLYSRRGNAVEAVKKYKLYRALSGDRAIDDRIAALEKEAKPEAPPPPPPPSAPAEPRMFDPINFSDSSAEFRFDPNATMSLSTLEFSPEPTPPAELDVPGPPGPSTAADTAAAEPPVPEASAAAPPEAPPAGSLADITVPDLVLPGAGAAGSEAFPPAESRPAPEPEVPSDAEREALSRETDERETPIEPPPELPPSRTLAELYEKQGFREEARRIYERLAEEHPEDESLTRRIAAVRSEAAAAPSAVDPRTRRKRALEGWLARLKANAASGAGS